From Patescibacteria group bacterium, a single genomic window includes:
- the dnaK gene encoding molecular chaperone DnaK: MSKVLGIDLGTTNSCMAIIEGGQPKVLENKEGARTTPSVVAISKNGERLVGQLAKRQAVTNPENTLYSIKRLIGRRWEDAEVQRDLKLMPYKIVNAGGGVKVAMQGKEYSPQEISAMILGKMKADAEERLGEKITEAVITVPAYFDDSQRQATKDAGAIAGLEVLRIINEPTAAALAYGFDKKTEQKIAVYDLGGGTFDISILEVAPDNVQVLSTNGDTHLGGDDFDQVIIQWILDEFKKDQGIDLSKDPLALQRIREAAEKAKIELSTAQESEINQPFITSDSSGPKHMVMKLTRSKLEELVGELVEKTLGPVRKALDDAKLTPNDLHEVVMVGGMTRMPLVLATVEKFFGKKPNISVNPDEVVAVGAAVQGGVLKGDVKDVLLLDVTPLSLGIETFGSVMTKLIERNTTIPTSKSQVFSTAADNQPAVEIHVLQGERPMAGDNKTLGKFILDGIPPAPRGVPQVEVSFDIDANGILNVKAKDKATNKEQSIRIESSSGLSKDEVERMRKDAEAHAAEDKKKQELIETRNLADTMVYTTEKMMKEIEEKKIAVTDDEKKAVSEALVKMKEVKDKDDVEAMKKAAEELSKAAQVVGAKMYQQGQAGQSGAQAGPNPGDQGPKKEEGPIEGEVVDDKK; encoded by the coding sequence ATGTCCAAAGTTCTCGGAATAGATCTCGGTACAACTAATTCATGCATGGCCATTATAGAAGGCGGCCAGCCAAAGGTTTTGGAAAATAAAGAAGGCGCGCGCACCACGCCGTCGGTTGTGGCCATTTCCAAAAATGGCGAGCGGCTGGTTGGCCAACTGGCCAAACGCCAGGCCGTCACCAATCCGGAAAACACGCTGTATTCAATCAAGCGTTTGATTGGCCGCAGATGGGAAGACGCCGAAGTCCAGCGCGACCTTAAACTCATGCCGTATAAAATTGTTAATGCCGGCGGCGGCGTGAAGGTTGCGATGCAAGGCAAAGAATATTCCCCGCAGGAAATTTCGGCCATGATTTTGGGAAAGATGAAAGCTGACGCCGAAGAACGCTTGGGAGAAAAAATCACTGAAGCGGTAATTACCGTGCCGGCATATTTTGATGATTCACAACGTCAGGCCACCAAAGATGCCGGAGCAATTGCCGGTTTGGAGGTTCTGCGAATTATCAACGAGCCGACCGCGGCCGCGCTTGCTTATGGTTTTGATAAAAAAACCGAACAAAAAATTGCGGTCTATGATTTGGGCGGCGGAACTTTTGATATTTCCATTTTGGAAGTGGCGCCGGATAATGTTCAGGTGCTCTCAACAAACGGCGATACTCATCTGGGCGGCGATGATTTTGACCAGGTGATTATTCAATGGATTTTGGATGAATTCAAAAAGGACCAGGGGATTGATTTGAGTAAAGATCCATTGGCACTTCAACGCATAAGAGAAGCGGCCGAAAAAGCCAAGATTGAACTTTCAACGGCCCAGGAATCGGAAATCAATCAGCCGTTTATTACTTCTGACTCAAGCGGTCCAAAGCACATGGTGATGAAACTGACCCGATCAAAATTGGAAGAATTAGTCGGGGAATTGGTGGAGAAAACTTTAGGGCCGGTGCGCAAAGCGCTTGACGATGCCAAGCTGACTCCGAATGATTTACATGAAGTGGTGATGGTTGGCGGTATGACCCGTATGCCCCTGGTTCTCGCGACTGTGGAAAAGTTTTTTGGCAAAAAGCCAAATATCAGTGTGAACCCGGATGAGGTGGTGGCGGTTGGCGCGGCTGTGCAGGGTGGGGTGTTAAAAGGCGATGTCAAAGATGTTTTGCTTTTAGATGTCACGCCATTATCTCTCGGCATTGAAACCTTTGGCAGTGTGATGACTAAACTCATTGAAAGAAATACCACCATCCCGACTTCCAAATCACAGGTCTTTTCTACGGCGGCCGATAATCAGCCGGCAGTGGAAATTCATGTTTTGCAGGGAGAGCGTCCGATGGCAGGTGATAATAAAACTCTTGGCAAGTTTATCCTGGACGGAATCCCGCCGGCTCCGCGCGGTGTGCCGCAGGTGGAAGTGAGTTTTGATATTGATGCTAATGGCATTTTGAACGTCAAAGCCAAAGACAAGGCCACCAACAAAGAACAATCAATCAGGATTGAGTCATCTTCGGGCTTGTCAAAAGACGAAGTTGAACGCATGAGAAAAGACGCGGAAGCGCACGCGGCCGAAGATAAGAAAAAGCAGGAACTGATTGAAACCAGAAATTTGGCCGACACCATGGTTTATACAACCGAAAAAATGATGAAAGAAATTGAGGAAAAGAAAATCGCGGTTACCGATGACGAGAAAAAAGCGGTGAGTGAGGCGCTGGTCAAGATGAAGGAAGTTAAAGATAAAGATGATGTTGAGGCCATGAAAAAGGCGGCTGAAGAATTATCCAAAGCCGCGCAGGTTGTTGGCGCCAAGATGTACCAGCAGGGGCAGGCCGGACAAAGTGGGGCGCAGGCCGGCCCAAACCCCGGTGATCAAGGTCCCAAGAAAGAAGAAGGCCCGATTGAGGGCGAGGTTGTTGATGATAAAAAATAA
- a CDS encoding Hsp20/alpha crystallin family protein, whose amino-acid sequence MNIIPWAFVPAMDMYETDKDVVVKLPLAGIKPEDVSISVEKGVLVIKGGSKNEHEVDEKNYYRKEIRSGAFYREVALPTAVLEDKVSAEFQDGVLKITAPKAEKS is encoded by the coding sequence ATGAATATCATTCCTTGGGCATTTGTGCCGGCAATGGATATGTATGAAACCGACAAGGATGTAGTGGTGAAATTGCCTTTGGCCGGAATCAAGCCGGAAGATGTTAGTATAAGTGTAGAAAAAGGCGTGTTGGTGATTAAAGGCGGATCAAAAAACGAACATGAGGTTGATGAAAAAAATTATTACCGCAAAGAAATTAGAAGCGGTGCGTTTTACCGGGAAGTGGCTTTGCCGACAGCAGTGTTGGAAGATAAGGTCAGCGCCGAATTTCAGGATGGAGTTTTGAAAATTACCGCGCCAAAAGCCGAAAAATCATAA
- the grpE gene encoding nucleotide exchange factor GrpE, protein MSDDQNKKEEKKYPWVSAGAMILSQDGKFFLMKSPKWQNKLTIPGGHVEWGEKVQDALLREVEEETGAVVENPRLLNAFDLVHDKDYKDGKDHFIALNYLVDLVSNKNEIKLDGEEGTEVVWLSPDEILEKKDIHETIKENVKMYKKMLETEEYKKGWQRALADYKNLQNEIAARRGEWVKMSELQILEEFIPVYENFKKAFAHREQMNEENGWKQWSEGVGHIMKQFGDILKAHNLEEIKTVGEKFDPKYHEAVGEEENEEVDADTILKEVSGGYKMGDRVVRPARVIIAK, encoded by the coding sequence ATGTCAGATGACCAAAATAAAAAAGAAGAAAAGAAATATCCATGGGTATCGGCCGGGGCAATGATACTTAGCCAGGATGGAAAATTTTTCTTAATGAAAAGCCCAAAATGGCAGAATAAATTAACAATCCCAGGCGGACATGTGGAGTGGGGAGAGAAAGTTCAGGATGCACTACTCCGCGAAGTTGAAGAAGAAACCGGCGCAGTTGTGGAAAACCCACGTCTGTTAAATGCTTTTGATCTTGTTCATGATAAAGATTATAAAGATGGTAAGGATCATTTTATTGCCTTAAATTATTTGGTTGATCTAGTATCAAATAAAAATGAAATTAAATTAGATGGTGAGGAAGGGACAGAAGTAGTTTGGCTTTCACCGGATGAAATTCTGGAAAAGAAAGATATACATGAGACGATTAAAGAAAATGTAAAAATGTATAAAAAAATGCTGGAAACTGAAGAATATAAAAAGGGTTGGCAGAGGGCTTTGGCCGATTACAAAAATTTACAGAATGAAATTGCGGCCAGACGCGGTGAGTGGGTGAAAATGAGCGAACTGCAAATTTTGGAAGAATTCATACCGGTTTATGAAAATTTTAAAAAGGCGTTTGCGCACCGGGAGCAGATGAATGAAGAAAATGGCTGGAAACAATGGTCAGAAGGAGTTGGACATATAATGAAGCAGTTTGGAGATATTTTGAAAGCGCATAATTTGGAGGAAATAAAAACTGTGGGCGAAAAGTTTGATCCGAAATATCACGAAGCGGTTGGCGAGGAAGAAAATGAAGAGGTTGACGCAGACACGATTTTGAAAGAGGTTTCTGGCGGTTATAAAATGGGAGATAGGGTAGTTAGGCCCGCCAGAGTAATAATTGCTAAATAA
- a CDS encoding winged-helix domain-containing protein — protein sequence MDTRKEKLFNLVMENYIANAEPIGSRFLISAGGLKLSEATVRNELRALEEEGFLTHPHTSAGRVPTEKGYHHYIDNLKADNLRISKRDASFISNAAKSDSDYEISRKNLAKSLVELSNETVILAFSLEKIYYTGLSNLFNKPEFKELNLVADISSIFDHCEECLEDFFDKVDEEPKYFIGKEHPFGPILSVLSARFGGNGKSLIALLGPKRMDYKHNFVLLKKVLEII from the coding sequence ATGGATACTCGCAAAGAAAAACTTTTTAACCTCGTCATGGAAAACTATATTGCTAATGCCGAGCCAATCGGCTCACGTTTTTTGATTTCCGCCGGCGGTTTAAAATTAAGCGAAGCTACGGTGCGCAATGAACTGCGCGCGCTTGAAGAAGAAGGATTTTTAACCCATCCTCACACCTCGGCCGGCCGCGTGCCAACCGAAAAGGGCTATCATCATTATATTGATAATTTAAAAGCGGATAATTTGAGAATCTCAAAACGCGATGCCAGTTTTATTTCCAATGCGGCCAAAAGCGATTCTGATTACGAAATCTCCAGAAAAAATCTGGCTAAGTCATTGGTTGAACTTTCAAATGAAACCGTTATTCTGGCCTTTTCTTTGGAAAAAATATATTATACCGGTCTGTCAAATTTATTTAATAAGCCCGAATTTAAAGAATTGAATTTAGTGGCGGATATTTCTAGCATTTTTGATCACTGCGAAGAATGTCTGGAAGATTTTTTTGATAAAGTTGACGAAGAGCCGAAATATTTTATCGGCAAGGAGCATCCGTTCGGCCCGATTTTAAGCGTTTTGTCCGCGCGTTTTGGCGGCAACGGAAAAAGTTTGATTGCCTTGCTGGGACCGAAGCGGATGGATTACAAGCATAATTTTGTCTTACTTAAAAAAGTTTTAGAGATTATTTAA
- a CDS encoding SPFH domain-containing protein, translating to MSEDSLDKLMYSFVMEDVLKGLFIHVPPGYVACVYDLGRGVLKKVLTPGLHLKIPFWQKAKLFNTQTLEYNINRQFNAVNEKALGDIPIAAVTKDGHRISAEGTILLRLDVHQIPAIWQTIGEDFVSKIVRPTIRSRIRMVFSKFDYQDIVATKRDAVEMELKNELERIFYARGIYVENILLSEIGKISQ from the coding sequence ATGTCCGAGGATTCATTGGATAAGTTAATGTATTCGTTCGTAATGGAGGATGTTTTAAAGGGCTTGTTTATTCACGTTCCACCCGGATATGTGGCCTGCGTTTACGATTTGGGCAGGGGAGTTTTGAAAAAGGTTTTAACACCGGGGCTGCATTTAAAAATTCCGTTTTGGCAAAAAGCTAAATTGTTCAACACCCAAACCTTGGAATACAATATTAACAGGCAGTTTAATGCGGTAAATGAAAAAGCCCTGGGTGATATTCCAATCGCGGCCGTGACCAAAGACGGCCACAGAATCAGCGCTGAAGGCACTATTTTGTTGCGGTTAGACGTGCACCAAATCCCGGCCATTTGGCAGACCATCGGCGAGGATTTTGTTTCAAAAATTGTGCGACCGACCATTAGAAGCCGCATCCGCATGGTTTTTTCCAAGTTTGATTATCAGGATATTGTGGCTACAAAGAGAGATGCGGTGGAAATGGAACTCAAGAATGAACTGGAGCGCATATTTTACGCACGCGGGATTTACGTGGAAAATATTTTGTTGAGTGAAATAGGGAAGATTAGTCAATAA
- a CDS encoding YidC/Oxa1 family membrane protein insertase, whose protein sequence is MFSYFWITFLYQPLFNALIWIYLNIANQNLGWAVVWLTIFLRVILLPLTIISERDVIRKQTMEKEAREAAASFKNDQVAQKEVIRNIMKKHRVSPWAKALTIGIQLLVLVLLYQVFLRGITGDKVIKFLYPWIEFPGKINTDFYGFYVGQIHDSIWAGIAAGYLFISNLIDHRKHKWTPGEAVFLFLFPAFTFAALWVLPMVKSLFILTTMIFSDTIALFRKMLFPIKNTN, encoded by the coding sequence ATGTTCAGTTATTTTTGGATCACTTTTCTTTATCAGCCGCTGTTTAACGCCCTGATTTGGATCTATTTAAACATAGCCAATCAAAATTTGGGTTGGGCCGTGGTCTGGCTCACTATTTTTTTACGCGTCATACTATTGCCTTTAACCATTATTTCTGAACGCGATGTTATCAGAAAACAAACAATGGAAAAAGAAGCGCGCGAGGCGGCCGCATCTTTTAAAAATGATCAGGTGGCGCAAAAAGAGGTGATTAGAAATATAATGAAAAAACACCGGGTGTCGCCTTGGGCCAAAGCGCTCACCATAGGGATTCAATTATTGGTTTTAGTTTTACTTTATCAGGTGTTCTTGCGGGGTATTACCGGCGACAAGGTTATTAAATTTTTATATCCCTGGATTGAATTTCCGGGCAAGATTAATACTGATTTTTACGGATTTTACGTTGGTCAAATACATGACAGCATTTGGGCCGGAATCGCGGCCGGTTATTTGTTTATTTCAAACCTGATAGATCACCGCAAACATAAATGGACGCCCGGAGAGGCGGTCTTTTTGTTTTTATTCCCGGCTTTTACCTTTGCCGCACTCTGGGTTTTGCCCATGGTCAAGTCGCTTTTCATTTTGACAACCATGATTTTTTCTGATACCATAGCGCTGTTTAGAAAAATGCTGTTTCCAATCAAAAATACTAATTAA
- a CDS encoding ribonuclease Z: MKLTFLGTNGWFDNTSTGNTPCAIIDAPEAYVVLDAGFGFAKLDKYIKSDKPIYVFITHLHLDHTCGFHTLPKFDFKQGLTILFPKKMEKFLQNLLNHPYMMPLKELPYSVKLIGLKEGEHQKPIKFISRALKHVDSTMGYRLFLDKKIISYCSDTAICENDFLLAQDCDLLIHECSFKHKVDNAWGHTGPEEAAELAQKANVKKLVLTHFGANGYNTLGLRKQAEQVAKGIFPNSTAALDGLEMDI; the protein is encoded by the coding sequence ATGAAACTTACTTTTTTAGGCACCAACGGTTGGTTTGACAACACCAGTACCGGCAATACACCTTGCGCCATAATTGACGCGCCCGAGGCATATGTCGTGCTTGACGCCGGTTTTGGTTTTGCGAAATTGGATAAATATATCAAAAGTGACAAACCGATTTATGTTTTTATAACTCATCTGCATTTGGACCATACCTGCGGTTTTCACACCCTGCCCAAGTTTGATTTCAAACAGGGACTGACGATTTTATTTCCCAAAAAGATGGAGAAATTTTTACAAAATTTATTGAATCATCCGTACATGATGCCGCTTAAAGAATTGCCGTACTCCGTAAAATTAATCGGGTTAAAAGAAGGTGAACATCAAAAACCAATAAAATTTATCTCAAGAGCGCTCAAACATGTTGATTCAACCATGGGCTACAGATTGTTTTTAGATAAAAAAATTATCAGTTATTGTTCAGACACCGCCATCTGTGAAAATGATTTTTTGCTGGCGCAGGACTGCGATTTGTTAATTCATGAATGTTCGTTTAAACACAAGGTGGATAATGCCTGGGGTCATACCGGTCCGGAAGAGGCGGCCGAACTCGCCCAAAAAGCCAATGTTAAAAAATTAGTTCTTACTCATTTTGGCGCGAATGGTTATAATACATTAGGTCTGCGTAAACAGGCCGAGCAGGTGGCTAAAGGCATATTCCCTAATTCAACGGCTGCTTTAGACGGATTGGAAATGGATATATAA
- a CDS encoding HD domain-containing protein, translating into MNKKDLDFLFEVGSLRNMQRGWGQHLGMDCASVLEHTIRVVWLALMIARMEGVKSEEKIIKMALVHDIVETRTSDLGYVQKVYVKADEEKAAQDLFGGTLLNDLHETILKEYEARETIEAKIVKDADNLDVDLELKELEERGSKLPAKMEKFRQLVYDEKLYTDSAKKIWETLQDAEVADWHLQANKWIKLSNVGK; encoded by the coding sequence ATGAATAAAAAAGATCTGGATTTTTTATTTGAGGTTGGCTCGCTAAGAAATATGCAAAGGGGTTGGGGGCAGCATCTTGGCATGGATTGTGCCAGCGTGCTCGAGCATACTATCAGAGTGGTCTGGCTCGCTCTTATGATTGCCCGAATGGAAGGGGTAAAAAGTGAAGAAAAAATTATAAAGATGGCTTTAGTTCATGATATTGTTGAAACGAGAACTTCTGATCTTGGTTATGTGCAAAAAGTATACGTCAAAGCCGACGAAGAAAAAGCGGCACAAGATTTATTTGGCGGCACCTTGCTTAATGATTTGCATGAAACGATTTTAAAAGAATATGAAGCCCGGGAAACCATTGAAGCAAAAATTGTTAAAGACGCTGATAATTTGGATGTTGATTTGGAACTTAAGGAACTGGAGGAGCGTGGTTCTAAATTGCCGGCGAAAATGGAAAAGTTTCGCCAACTAGTTTATGATGAAAAATTATATACTGATTCAGCCAAGAAAATTTGGGAAACTCTACAGGATGCTGAGGTTGCCGATTGGCATTTGCAGGCGAATAAATGGATAAAGTTATCCAATGTGGGTAAATAA
- a CDS encoding DUF4342 domain-containing protein: MDQNEQKEEFKVSGEDIVKKIKEIIAEGNARKIIIKNDKGDSVIEIPLTIGVVGTVLLPVLAAVGALAALLANCTIVVIKK, from the coding sequence ATGGACCAAAATGAACAAAAGGAGGAGTTTAAGGTTTCCGGCGAAGATATTGTCAAAAAAATCAAAGAAATCATCGCCGAAGGCAATGCCCGAAAGATTATTATTAAAAACGACAAAGGGGATTCGGTTATAGAAATTCCTTTAACCATCGGCGTGGTGGGCACGGTGCTGTTACCGGTTTTGGCCGCGGTCGGCGCTTTGGCCGCGCTTTTGGCCAATTGCACAATCGTGGTGATAAAAAAATAA
- a CDS encoding 4a-hydroxytetrahydrobiopterin dehydratase translates to MFQPLRQNAVVGLEVISLKTRLTIPKMTKEYQFKDFSEAVSFVNKLAPYCNEINHHPDIHIYYNKIIFDLKTHDAGGKVTEKDYLLAKEIERLYLQRQRLLGYNY, encoded by the coding sequence ATGTTTCAACCTCTACGCCAGAACGCAGTAGTCGGCTTGGAAGTGATCAGCTTGAAAACGAGATTAACGATTCCCAAGATGACTAAAGAATATCAATTTAAAGATTTTTCAGAAGCCGTCAGTTTCGTAAATAAACTGGCGCCATACTGTAATGAAATAAATCACCACCCGGATATTCACATCTATTACAACAAAATTATTTTTGATCTCAAAACGCATGATGCCGGTGGTAAGGTGACTGAAAAAGATTATTTGTTGGCCAAAGAAATTGAGCGGCTTTATTTGCAAAGGCAGCGCCTTTTAGGATATAATTATTAA
- the uppP gene encoding undecaprenyl-diphosphatase UppP — MLTIFQALILGLVQGIGEFLPISSTAHLILIPYFFNWPDPGLSFDVALHVGTLLAVLAFFWRDWLDIFKNWKNGMLLWLVIGTIPGAIFGVLLESKAETVFRSPIIIACTLILAGIVLYFVDKKSKDGKDIKEVNLKDAIWIGLAQTLAIIPGISRSGATITAGLARKLNKISAARFSFLLSTPIIAGAALVKLPHLFESDFNAPLLIGILASAISGFLAIKYLLRFLEKRGYAVFFWYRLFLGAVILLLVFFR, encoded by the coding sequence ATGTTAACCATTTTTCAAGCCCTAATTTTGGGTCTGGTGCAGGGGATTGGCGAATTTTTGCCGATCTCATCCACAGCGCACCTCATCTTAATTCCATATTTTTTTAATTGGCCTGATCCGGGTCTATCTTTTGATGTGGCCTTGCATGTCGGCACGTTATTGGCTGTGCTGGCATTTTTTTGGAGGGACTGGTTAGATATTTTCAAAAATTGGAAAAATGGCATGTTACTGTGGCTAGTTATTGGCACGATTCCGGGCGCGATTTTTGGGGTCTTGCTGGAAAGCAAAGCTGAAACTGTTTTTCGGTCGCCGATTATTATTGCCTGCACTTTAATTTTGGCCGGTATTGTTTTATACTTCGTTGATAAAAAATCAAAAGATGGCAAAGATATTAAAGAAGTGAATTTAAAAGATGCCATCTGGATTGGTTTGGCCCAAACTTTGGCTATTATTCCCGGTATCTCAAGGTCAGGCGCCACTATCACTGCCGGTTTGGCCAGAAAATTAAACAAAATCAGCGCGGCCCGATTTTCATTTTTGCTTTCCACGCCAATAATCGCCGGCGCGGCTCTGGTGAAATTGCCGCATTTATTTGAGTCGGATTTTAATGCGCCGCTTCTGATCGGAATCTTGGCTTCAGCCATCAGCGGTTTTTTGGCCATTAAATATTTATTGAGATTTTTGGAGAAGCGCGGATACGCGGTTTTTTTCTGGTACCGGCTGTTCCTGGGCGCCGTAATTTTACTCCTCGTATTTTTTAGATAG
- a CDS encoding phosphoribosyltransferase family protein — protein MTQREILDLFASLGAIITGTHVVYKSHKHGSTYVNKDAIYPHTRAISVLCRRIANDCALTKAGIEVVVGPAMGGIILSQWVAHHLSTFGTDEVLAVYAEKNGDDFIIKRGQDKLLKDKRVVVVEDVLTTGGSVKKVVQAVRDCGGHVDCVFALCNRGGVTASMIDAPILCSLVNVTMDAFDPADCPLCRGHVPINTEVGHGAEFLVAHPEMKF, from the coding sequence ATGACCCAGCGAGAGATCCTGGATCTGTTCGCGTCTCTGGGCGCCATCATAACGGGCACCCACGTGGTGTACAAGTCACATAAGCACGGCAGTACCTATGTCAACAAGGACGCCATCTACCCCCACACCAGGGCGATTTCCGTCCTCTGCCGGAGGATCGCCAATGACTGCGCCTTGACCAAAGCGGGCATTGAAGTGGTGGTCGGCCCAGCCATGGGAGGCATCATCCTGTCCCAGTGGGTGGCCCACCACCTCTCTACATTCGGCACAGATGAGGTCCTAGCCGTCTACGCCGAGAAGAATGGGGATGACTTCATCATCAAACGCGGCCAGGACAAGCTGCTCAAGGACAAACGGGTCGTGGTGGTGGAGGACGTCCTGACCACCGGCGGATCGGTGAAGAAGGTGGTCCAGGCCGTGCGCGACTGCGGCGGACACGTGGACTGCGTCTTCGCCCTCTGCAACCGCGGCGGCGTGACCGCCAGCATGATCGACGCGCCCATCCTCTGCTCCCTGGTCAATGTCACCATGGACGCCTTCGACCCGGCGGACTGCCCGCTCTGCCGCGGCCACGTGCCGATCAACACCGAGGTCGGTCACGGGGCCGAGTTCCTGGTCGCGCATCCCGAGATGAAATTCTAA
- the pyrF gene encoding orotidine-5'-phosphate decarboxylase yields the protein MSDRCNPANEAVNPIVVALDGKSWDEILTLILQLRTTGCILKVNDLLFAEGINNLLPKLSAHGRVMADLKCHDIPNTVENTVKRLRACPPWAVTIHASAGMEALESAVKVLEDTPTKVLAITVLTSIDPVACQEIYNRNPLDQILNLANIAKEAGVHGFVCSPEEVGQLKRVYPKMTYVVPGIRSPGINPGDQKRISTPKAAMEAGANHIVMGRQILNAPNPVEEVRRVLKEELNIELK from the coding sequence ATGTCCGATAGGTGCAATCCCGCCAACGAGGCGGTTAACCCGATCGTGGTCGCGCTCGACGGCAAAAGCTGGGATGAGATCCTGACGCTCATTCTCCAGCTCCGGACCACGGGCTGTATCCTCAAGGTCAACGACCTGCTCTTTGCCGAGGGCATCAACAACCTCCTGCCGAAGCTCTCGGCCCACGGCCGCGTGATGGCCGACCTCAAGTGCCACGACATCCCCAACACGGTGGAAAACACCGTCAAGCGCTTGCGGGCCTGCCCGCCCTGGGCAGTGACCATCCACGCTTCGGCCGGCATGGAGGCGCTCGAGTCGGCCGTCAAGGTGCTGGAGGACACCCCCACGAAGGTGCTGGCCATCACCGTGCTCACCTCCATCGATCCGGTGGCCTGCCAGGAGATCTACAACCGCAACCCCCTGGATCAGATCCTGAACCTGGCGAACATCGCCAAGGAGGCCGGCGTCCACGGCTTTGTTTGCTCGCCGGAGGAGGTCGGGCAACTCAAGAGGGTGTACCCGAAGATGACCTACGTCGTGCCGGGCATCCGTTCGCCCGGCATCAACCCTGGCGACCAGAAGCGTATCTCTACGCCCAAGGCCGCGATGGAGGCCGGCGCCAACCACATCGTGATGGGGCGCCAGATCCTGAACGCGCCGAACCCGGTGGAGGAGGTTCGCCGGGTACTCAAGGAGGAACTGAACATCGAACTGAAGTAG
- a CDS encoding prolipoprotein diacylglyceryl transferase gives MLPYFHFSTIDLGPVPIQVWGLWVSLGLVAAIILAYKLSQKYILSEVVMLDLATWAVIGAFIMARVFHVVFYEPYYYVLHPAEIIKFWNGGASSLGGFVGALMAVWIFAKIKKFSWRELLPYFDVAAVSLWLGWGIGRIGCYMINDHPGKLTNFFLAVNYPGGARFDLGLMDSILGFGLFIIFFVLFKKLVKIRWGLAAGLSFLGYAVVRFFLDFLRASDLPGADVRYFYLTPAQWGMIAVVIGLTLALFWHKIKRKTSATYEV, from the coding sequence ATGCTTCCGTATTTTCATTTCAGCACAATTGATTTAGGCCCGGTCCCTATACAAGTGTGGGGACTATGGGTGTCTTTGGGTTTGGTGGCGGCCATTATTTTGGCGTATAAGTTGTCGCAAAAGTATATACTTTCCGAAGTGGTGATGCTGGATTTGGCTACTTGGGCAGTGATTGGCGCGTTTATTATGGCGCGCGTTTTTCATGTAGTTTTTTATGAGCCGTATTATTATGTTTTGCATCCGGCGGAGATTATAAAATTTTGGAATGGCGGAGCGTCTTCTTTGGGCGGGTTTGTGGGCGCCTTAATGGCAGTTTGGATTTTTGCAAAAATAAAAAAATTTTCCTGGCGCGAACTTCTGCCGTATTTTGATGTGGCGGCCGTGAGTTTGTGGCTGGGGTGGGGAATTGGCCGGATTGGTTGTTATATGATAAATGATCATCCGGGAAAGCTGACAAATTTCTTTTTGGCTGTGAATTATCCGGGCGGAGCCAGATTTGATCTGGGACTCATGGATTCTATACTTGGATTTGGACTTTTTATCATCTTCTTTGTGCTGTTTAAGAAATTGGTAAAAATTCGTTGGGGCTTGGCGGCTGGTTTGTCTTTTTTGGGTTATGCGGTGGTGCGATTTTTTCTGGATTTTTTGCGTGCCAGCGATTTGCCCGGCGCTGATGTCCGGTATTTTTATTTGACTCCGGCGCAGTGGGGGATGATTGCGGTTGTGATCGGGTTGACTTTGGCTTTGTTTTGGCATAAGATTAAGCGGAAAACTTCAGCTACTTACGAAGTTTAG